GCCGCGCGGGTTCTCCGTGCATACGAACGCTTCCCCCTTGGGAGGGCGCAGCCCCTTGGGCATATTGGCCGCCATGCACGGCCCGGCAGGCAGTCCCTTCATCGCCTGCTTGAGGATGCGCAGCGACTGGCGCATCTCCTCCATTCGCACCAGGTAGCGGTCGAGACAGTCGCCGCGCGCGCCGACAGGCACGTCGAAGTCGAGCTTGTCGTAGATGGAGTATGGCTCCGACCGGCGGACATCGTAGGGCACACCGCACGCCCGCAGGTTGGGACCGCTCAGCCCCAGGTCAACGGCGTCGGCGGCGCTGATGGCTCCGATGCCCTGCGTCCGCTGCAGGAAAATCTCGTTGGACGTCAGCAGGTCATCGCACTCCTGGACGCCGCGCTCCAGCACGGGCATGAGGTCGCCCATCAGGGCGTCGAAGTTGGCGGGCAGGTCGTTCTTGACGCCGCCCACGCGCATGAAGTTGTGCATCATGCGCGCGCCGGACACCGCCTCGAAGACGGCCTGGATGCGCTCCCGCTCGCGGAAGCCGTACATGAACGTGGTGCCGAAGATGCCGACATCCGCTCCGAACGCCGCGTAGTACATCAGGTGGCTGGCGATGCGGTTGAGCTCCAGCAGGATGACGCGAATGGACTCGGCGCGCTCCGGCGGCTTCACCCCCATCAGCTTCTCGATGGCCATGACGAAGGTGTGCTCATTGTTGAAGTTGGCCAGGTAGTCAAGCCGGTCGAACAGGGTGATGACCTGCCGGTACATCTCCCCCTCGGCCAACTTCTCCGTGCCCCGGTGCAGGTAGCCGATGACCGACTCCATGTCGGTGACGCGCTCCCCGTCCACGTGCAGCACCATGCGGAACACCCCGTGGGTGCTCGGGTGCTGCGGCCCCATGTTGACCATCATCTCGATGGTCTGGGGCGTGGGCTGAGGGCGCGCGTCCGTCGTCACGGGGCGCCTTCGCCTTTCTCCGGCGGCGCCTTCTCCGCCGAGAGCCGTATCTGTGGCTTGTGCAGCTTCTCCGCGGCCTCCGCCTCCTTGCCCGGCTTCACGCCCTGGGCGAAGCTCTTGCGCAGCGGATATCCCTCGAACCCCTCGTAGAGGAGCAGCGGCTTCAGCGCCGGATGCCCCTCGAACACGATCCCGAGAAGCTCAGCGGCCTCCCGTTCGTGCCAGTCGGCGCCGCGCCAGACCGAGATGACGGACGCGACGCGCGGGTTGTCGTTCGGCAGGTTGACCTTGACGACGAGCTTCTGGCGGCGCGCCATGCACCACAGGTGATAGACCACCTGCAGGTTCGCGACCCAGTCCACGCCGGAGATGCACCGCAGGTAGTCGAAGGCCAGATGGGGGTGCTCCTTCAGCGTGCGGCAGACGGAGAGGAGATGCTCCGGAGGAACGGTGACGACCAGCTCGTCCAGGCTATACTCCGCCGTGTAGGACACGCCCGCCAGCGCCTCCTTGAGCGCTGCCTCCAGCTCGGGATAGCTGGCGGTGACGGCTGGCGTCGGGGGCTGCGCGCCGTGGGTTGTCACGCCTGCTCCCGCGCCAGAGAGATATCCCGCCCCTGCTCTTTCATGATCTTTCCCTGGAGCTTGATCAGCCCGTCCATCAGGGCCTCGGGCCGCGGCGGACACCCCGGAATGTAGATATCCACGGGTATGATGTGGTCAACGCCCATGACCACGGAGTACGAGCGAATGTACGGGCCGCCGCACGTGGCGCAGCTCCCCATCGCAATGACCCACTTGGGCGCGGGCATCTGCTCGTACAGCAGCCTGATGGGGTCCGCCATCTTTTTGACGACAGTCCCCGCCACGATCATCACGTCCGATTG
The DNA window shown above is from Dehalococcoidia bacterium and carries:
- a CDS encoding NADH-quinone oxidoreductase subunit D — its product is MTTDARPQPTPQTIEMMVNMGPQHPSTHGVFRMVLHVDGERVTDMESVIGYLHRGTEKLAEGEMYRQVITLFDRLDYLANFNNEHTFVMAIEKLMGVKPPERAESIRVILLELNRIASHLMYYAAFGADVGIFGTTFMYGFRERERIQAVFEAVSGARMMHNFMRVGGVKNDLPANFDALMGDLMPVLERGVQECDDLLTSNEIFLQRTQGIGAISAADAVDLGLSGPNLRACGVPYDVRRSEPYSIYDKLDFDVPVGARGDCLDRYLVRMEEMRQSLRILKQAMKGLPAGPCMAANMPKGLRPPKGEAFVCTENPRGEFGVYLISDGKDRPYRLKIRGPSFVNLMGLPIMMRNAYIADAVVILASIDIVLGDVDR
- a CDS encoding NADH-quinone oxidoreductase subunit C; translation: MTTHGAQPPTPAVTASYPELEAALKEALAGVSYTAEYSLDELVVTVPPEHLLSVCRTLKEHPHLAFDYLRCISGVDWVANLQVVYHLWCMARRQKLVVKVNLPNDNPRVASVISVWRGADWHEREAAELLGIVFEGHPALKPLLLYEGFEGYPLRKSFAQGVKPGKEAEAAEKLHKPQIRLSAEKAPPEKGEGAP
- a CDS encoding NADH-quinone oxidoreductase subunit B family protein encodes the protein MGKVEHIFALARKSSLWPMQFGLACCAIEMISTYMAHHDLDRFGVVTWPSPRQSDVMIVAGTVVKKMADPIRLLYEQMPAPKWVIAMGSCATCGGPYIRSYSVVMGVDHIIPVDIYIPGCPPRPEALMDGLIKLQGKIMKEQGRDISLAREQA